In Nilaparvata lugens isolate BPH chromosome 5, ASM1435652v1, whole genome shotgun sequence, the following proteins share a genomic window:
- the LOC111045504 gene encoding PI-actitoxin-Axm2b-like isoform X1: MASFRVTCLTILIASLVIMSVSAHHPPGSPCWEKAERGSCNGKVTRYFHNHDDDKCEPFVYSGCGGNGNNFNSYQDCQKACAHAH; the protein is encoded by the exons ATGGCCAGTTTCAGAGTTACTTGTTTGACAATCCTCATTGCATCTCTCGTAATCATGAGTGTATCTG CGCATCACCCCCCTGGCTCCCCGTGCTGGGAAAAGGCTGAGAGAGGAAGCTGTAATGGCAAGGTGACCCGCTACTTCCACAACCATGATGATGACAAGTGTGAGCCGTTCGTCTACAGCGGCTGCGGTGGAAATGGAAACAACTTCAACTCATACCAAGATTGCCAGAAGGCATGTGCTCATGCTCACTAA
- the LOC111045504 gene encoding PI-actitoxin-Axm2b-like isoform X3, giving the protein MASFRVTCLTILIASLVIMSVSAHHPPGSPCWEKAERGSCNGKVTRYFHNHDDDKCEPFVYSGCGGNGNNFNSYQDCQKACAHAH; this is encoded by the exons ATGGCCAGTTTCAGAGTTACTTGTTTGACAATCCTCATTGCATCTCTCGTAATCATGAGTGTATCTG CACATCACCCTCCTGGCTCCCCGTGCTGGGAAAAGGCTGAGAGAGGAAGCTGTAATGGCAAGGTGACCCGCTACTTCCACAACCATGATGATGACAAGTGTGAGCCGTTCGTCTACAGCGGCTGCGGTGGAAATGGAAACAACTTCAACTCATACCAAGATTGCCAGAAGGCATGTGCTCATGCTCACTAA